The following proteins come from a genomic window of Nocardioides albertanoniae:
- a CDS encoding SDR family oxidoreductase codes for MTGLLDGKVVVLSGVGPGLGRSLGEQAALMGADLVLASRTEKRLQKMAGVIEELGRRALVVPTDITDEDARRHLVDAALEEFGHVDLLLNNAFGIPPMDPLTQIPLDALRLAQESNVHAPLRLSALFADALAATPDKPGGAIVMINSAVVYQSQPEFAGYKLSKGALAHLASSLATELGPRGIRVNSVAPSYIYEDVNKAYFDWIASDSGRTHEEVYAEKAAPTDLKRLATPDEVARAALFLGSDLASAVTGTMLNVDCGEFHDR; via the coding sequence ATGACTGGACTCCTGGATGGCAAGGTCGTCGTGCTCTCGGGCGTCGGCCCCGGACTCGGGCGCTCGCTGGGTGAGCAGGCGGCACTGATGGGTGCCGACCTGGTGCTGGCGAGCCGCACCGAGAAGAGGCTGCAGAAGATGGCGGGAGTCATCGAGGAGCTCGGCCGCCGTGCGCTCGTGGTGCCGACCGACATCACCGACGAGGACGCTCGCCGTCACCTGGTCGACGCCGCGCTGGAGGAGTTCGGTCACGTCGACCTGCTCCTCAACAACGCCTTCGGCATCCCGCCCATGGACCCGCTCACCCAGATCCCGCTCGATGCGCTCCGGCTGGCCCAGGAGTCCAACGTGCACGCTCCGCTGCGCCTCTCGGCCCTCTTCGCCGATGCGCTCGCGGCCACCCCGGACAAGCCCGGCGGCGCGATCGTGATGATCAACTCGGCGGTGGTCTACCAGAGCCAGCCCGAGTTCGCGGGCTACAAGCTTTCCAAGGGCGCGCTCGCCCACCTGGCGTCGTCGTTGGCGACCGAGCTCGGCCCCCGAGGCATCCGGGTCAACTCCGTCGCACCGTCCTACATCTACGAGGACGTCAACAAGGCCTACTTCGACTGGATCGCCTCCGATTCGGGGCGCACCCACGAGGAGGTCTACGCCGAGAAGGCGGCTCCGACGGACCTCAAGCGGCTCGCGACCCCCGACGAGGTCGCCCGGGCTGCGCTGTTCCTCGGCAGCGACCTGGCCTCCGCGGTCACCGGCACCATGCTCAACGTCGACTGCGGAGAGTTCCATGACCGCTGA
- a CDS encoding sulfotransferase family protein, translating to MTAETAPRERADLGTYEDICAAASRTTGLTDFGGTDHEEGLRLLVEDLASSEAGLTPVGNYFHRAQVKSALVGRLMTQARFAEFPQHRDVRIERPIFVTGLVRTGTTALHRLLAADPAHQGLETWLTEFPQPRPPRETWEQDPIFTALQGAYQQHHVSNPEFMGIHYMDATSVEECWRVLRQSGKSISFESLAHVPRYSAWLAKQDWRDAYELHRQTLQLIGLNDQGRRWVLKNPSHLVALDALMEVYPDALVVVTHRDPVVAVASGCSLSAEATAGMSTTFVGETIGATQLEMLSRTWRAFGEARERYDPAQFVDVDYRAFVDDPFGTVEGIYDRFGLDWSAAARAEVARIDAESRSGSARPKHAYSLADYGLSEEQVREEF from the coding sequence ATGACCGCTGAGACCGCGCCGCGCGAGCGTGCGGATCTCGGGACCTACGAAGACATCTGCGCCGCTGCCTCCCGCACCACCGGGCTGACGGACTTCGGTGGCACCGACCACGAGGAGGGCCTTCGGCTCCTCGTCGAGGATCTGGCCTCGTCGGAGGCCGGACTGACCCCGGTCGGCAACTACTTCCACCGCGCTCAGGTGAAGTCGGCCCTCGTCGGCCGCCTGATGACGCAGGCGCGGTTCGCGGAGTTCCCCCAGCACCGCGACGTACGCATCGAGCGCCCGATCTTCGTGACAGGGCTCGTCCGCACCGGCACCACCGCGCTGCACCGGCTCCTGGCCGCGGACCCCGCGCACCAGGGGCTGGAGACGTGGCTGACGGAGTTCCCGCAGCCCAGGCCGCCGCGCGAGACCTGGGAGCAGGACCCGATCTTCACCGCGCTGCAGGGCGCCTACCAGCAGCACCATGTGAGCAACCCGGAGTTCATGGGGATCCACTACATGGACGCCACCAGCGTGGAGGAGTGCTGGCGGGTGCTGCGGCAGAGCGGGAAGTCGATCTCGTTCGAGTCTCTCGCCCACGTGCCGCGCTACTCGGCGTGGCTGGCGAAGCAGGACTGGCGCGATGCGTACGAGCTCCATCGCCAGACCCTTCAGCTGATCGGGCTCAACGACCAGGGCCGGCGTTGGGTGCTCAAGAACCCCTCCCACCTGGTCGCGCTCGACGCCCTGATGGAGGTCTACCCCGACGCGCTCGTGGTGGTCACCCATCGCGACCCGGTCGTCGCGGTCGCGTCGGGCTGCTCCCTGTCGGCGGAGGCGACGGCGGGGATGTCGACGACGTTCGTCGGCGAGACCATCGGCGCGACCCAGCTGGAGATGCTCTCCCGCACCTGGCGCGCCTTCGGCGAGGCCCGCGAGCGGTACGACCCCGCGCAGTTCGTCGACGTCGACTACCGCGCGTTCGTCGACGACCCCTTCGGCACCGTGGAGGGGATCTACGACCGCTTCGGGCTCGACTGGAGCGCGGCCGCACGCGCCGAGGTCGCCCGCATCGACGCCGAGTCGCGCTCCGGGAGTGCCCGGCCAAAGCACGCCTACAGCCTCGCCGACTACGGGCTCAGCGAAGAGCAGGTTCGCGAAGAGTTCTGA